Proteins from a single region of Chryseobacterium scophthalmum:
- a CDS encoding VOC family protein has protein sequence MATVNVYLTFNGNCKEAFDFYKSVFGGEYPYIGTFGEMPPQEGKEMSQEDKDKIMHVSLPISKETILMGSDTGGEWASSLKVGNNFSVSINADSKEEADKLFNGLSAGGNVTMPLADTFWGAYFGMFTDKFDINWMVNYDDPAKMQQHP, from the coding sequence ATGGCAACAGTAAATGTTTATCTTACCTTCAACGGAAACTGCAAAGAAGCTTTCGATTTTTACAAATCGGTTTTCGGTGGAGAATATCCTTATATCGGAACTTTTGGAGAAATGCCTCCACAGGAAGGAAAAGAAATGTCTCAGGAAGATAAAGACAAAATTATGCATGTTTCTCTTCCGATTTCAAAAGAAACCATTTTGATGGGAAGCGATACAGGTGGAGAATGGGCTTCAAGCTTAAAAGTTGGAAATAATTTTTCAGTGTCCATTAATGCAGATTCTAAAGAAGAAGCAGACAAACTTTTCAACGGACTTTCTGCAGGTGGAAATGTTACAATGCCTCTTGCTGATACTTTTTGGGGAGCTTATTTCGGAATGTTTACGGATAAATTTGACATCAACTGGATGGTAAATTATGATGATCCTGCGAAAATGCAACAACATCCTTAA
- a CDS encoding VOC family protein, with product MKLGVFSLSLSVKDLAKSKEFYEKLGFSAMGGGMENNYLIMKNGSTLIGLFQAMFDGNMLTFNPGWDENAQNLEEFDDVREIQKKLKESGVELDKTADETTTGPEHIFLKDPDGNMILIDQHR from the coding sequence ATGAAATTAGGTGTATTTTCGCTAAGCTTAAGTGTAAAAGATTTGGCAAAATCTAAAGAGTTTTACGAAAAGCTAGGCTTCTCTGCGATGGGAGGAGGTATGGAAAATAATTATCTCATCATGAAAAACGGAAGTACTTTAATTGGTCTTTTTCAGGCGATGTTCGACGGAAATATGTTGACATTCAATCCGGGATGGGATGAGAATGCTCAGAATCTTGAGGAATTTGATGATGTAAGAGAAATTCAGAAAAAATTGAAAGAAAGCGGAGTAGAATTAGATAAAACCGCAGATGAAACCACTACCGGTCCGGAACACATTTTCCTGAAAGATCCCGATGGAAACATGATTCTTATCGATCAGCATCGTTAA
- a CDS encoding DUF1569 domain-containing protein, which translates to MENVFDAKDAQNYINRINNLVEETHGLWGRMTVDQMLAHCCVSYEMVYEPEKHKKPGAIAKFILKTFVKPKVTSEKAYPHDSPTAPQFIIKERKDFEEEKKRLIGFIQKTQQLGASAFDGKESSSFGKLKSQEWNNMFAKHLNHHLSQFGV; encoded by the coding sequence ATGGAAAACGTATTTGACGCAAAAGATGCTCAGAATTATATCAATAGAATAAATAATCTTGTAGAAGAAACTCACGGTTTGTGGGGAAGAATGACGGTAGACCAAATGTTGGCACACTGCTGTGTTTCTTATGAAATGGTTTACGAACCGGAAAAGCACAAAAAACCGGGTGCGATTGCTAAGTTTATTTTGAAAACTTTCGTAAAACCAAAAGTGACAAGCGAAAAAGCATATCCACACGATTCTCCTACTGCACCACAATTTATAATTAAAGAAAGAAAAGATTTTGAAGAAGAAAAAAAGAGATTGATTGGCTTTATTCAAAAAACACAACAATTAGGAGCTTCAGCTTTTGACGGTAAAGAATCTTCTTCTTTTGGAAAATTAAAATCTCAGGAATGGAATAATATGTTTGCGAAACATCTTAATCATCATCTGAGTCAGTTTGGTGTATAG
- the eco gene encoding serine protease inhibitor ecotin — MKFLKAVSVVLMMFVVGNVSAQKKKTEKFEKLQIEMFPKAKEGFKQVYIQLPVAKNENDLKVEFFVGVEKLLDCNNHFLMGKVTSQDLQGWGYNYYEVESSGETGGTLMACPDQKKTKKFVYLQPEIVRYNSKLPLVFYVPKDLEVRYRVLRPDVTMKKATQK, encoded by the coding sequence ATGAAATTTTTAAAAGCAGTATCCGTAGTATTGATGATGTTTGTAGTGGGTAATGTTTCTGCTCAGAAGAAAAAAACAGAGAAATTTGAAAAACTTCAGATAGAAATGTTTCCAAAAGCTAAAGAAGGTTTTAAGCAGGTTTATATTCAATTGCCTGTTGCAAAAAACGAAAATGATTTGAAAGTTGAATTTTTTGTAGGCGTTGAAAAATTATTGGACTGTAACAACCATTTTTTAATGGGAAAAGTTACTTCGCAAGATTTACAAGGTTGGGGTTACAATTACTATGAAGTAGAATCTAGCGGAGAAACAGGCGGAACTTTAATGGCTTGTCCGGATCAGAAAAAGACTAAGAAATTTGTTTATTTACAACCTGAAATTGTAAGATACAACAGCAAATTACCATTGGTTTTTTATGTGCCTAAAGACTTAGAAGTTCGTTACAGAGTTTTACGTCCAGACGTAACAATGAAAAAAGCAACTCAGAAATAA
- a CDS encoding alpha-2-macroglobulin family protein — translation MQRFSKVLFLILFLSCFSNAFSQKYYDTQWKKIQTNYEKGAYKSNLPVVLEIQKQAMKENNALQLIRSLKAEFSIVNRTNDDEKNDSVSKFFAKLKTTEKNLKGDDLLVYKVLLSGFTFDYYNEHSWEINGRTNMNSQDVSEIETWSKLDFKNYLIQNFKELDSENQVMNKISLIKYKDIFSNTDYIAYFPTLQDWYSLKKVNFLSNNELFTKNELAENRVLINTIFDELIAKSTGNSKLYFMHQKLSENCIFNSCKDKLVQLQNLIKMNIEGDYKMLITEEIIDELIKGKKEKEALQLVNSIKNQYPKSSFIENIKNKENQIINPFLSFKYEEQTQPNLPIHLVAEFKNVKEFSINIYEVKDNFLPLMQFARSPYDNAYSKIKKSLVRKEVFQLNDPQDYQLHKTSVEMKALPSGIYVAEYKVSGSKPEEGNNHNFYFLVSNHKIIYQNINESNKLSNELKLISSENGKPINNENLTFYEFVEGKALNKVVGKTDEKGVFKFPMTNSKDYYRAILIQQPKTNDFQLMQMYGNNSREIYNPNKQTRTKAQIFTDRAIYRPGQTVYFKVINTKIDNEIESVASNLKQKITLRDTNNQEVSVQNFTTNEFGSYHGSFILPKGKLNGNFRIITDGNTSGYRYIKVEEYKRPKFEVIFEPVKDEYKYGQTIELKGKAMMFSGVALSNTNVNYEIKKQNIRWRYFPWYPNDNDNENSILGEVKTNEKGEFTIKLDLKKDEKLEGIQIDNYQINASATDINGETQTANTNLKVASVSHYIKADNINNVFADENLNVKVETKNYNEQNLKKSYKVKLSKLETPNRIFRDNFKTEVQNLPKFSKEEFISKFPHDLYDKNDEIKNWKVEKVLIKKIQEPSTDNQQLTTQLDLGKLEAGDYQLELYNIEGKDTIKSTQNFSVWDKKSLKPTHKTFLTVLEPKDEVSRGEKAKSYVYSSIPNALVNVFLQNGLGKTVTEVHQFKNGVLEYETEIPNDKNVTGLNIQFQLASFNDIQTETVDLKIKDTEQPLKIETVTFRDKIEPNSKEKWTVKISGNDKEKINAEVLANMYDMSLDQFSVNTFNWQELYRPYSFTSSYAINTGLEEKYFQSRMEYFDNKVVEIPQFNWFDGNIYFVDYSRQLETTTGVVNQEGVKAAAYSPPPPPPIAGAKASTARMKLESLRIDDEAIDIINSGRKLTEQEKKQFVDSYDISDNENLNEIPVRQNLNETAFFYPDLKTDAEGNVNFEFTSPEALTKWKLMFLAHTKNARATTLEKEVVTQKEFSITPNYPRFLREGDELNLQSKLSNLTSKKLNGSAQLQILDAFTNKDISEKFGLSTLTAVSGYNKEQAFSVNENGNSALTWKIKVPNNVSSIILKVVAKAGQYSDGEQKAIPVLPNRMLVTDAVPIFVKEGETKTFVLDNLKNTNSTTVSNVSNTLELTTNPIWEIMFALPSLKNDQNSSADVIFNKWFADVLASEIFKANPKLKTVFEEYQSKGLLTSNLEKNQELKQLLLEETPWVLESKNEEEQMAKLALLFDASTMKNSINQDWDDFKKLQNLDGGFSWYQGYPSSYGTSLYILKNLGKINTWLKENVKDYQSSEQKELVAKLIGYVDNEINKYTDVKKENVINNWTLDYLDTRNYWEKQYPLKGKGATLKSLVKQKAKTIKITDFTFFGLHRAALLMSDYGLKDVSDKLLNYLKETSVDSKTQGVYWKQNLDDWGWFSSKVVNHAGALEAFNKLKPNDQKFIEDMKIWLITQKEVNSWGSSRGTSEVIFTILNSGKSWTSAESDKATIIWGGKELKPETQATGYVKSAVKTDVLDKNLATVTVTKPGAGIVQGGLFWQYYEDLDKIKSSENYISVVKELYKKVKTVNGEELQKISPETLLKVGDKVTVRMILNTDRAMEFIHIKDMRAAGFEPLNVLSGYQWKNSLGYYQSTKDASTNFYIQYMPKGKYVFEYDYVANASGKFSNGITTIQNYYAPQMNSHTKGSNVVIME, via the coding sequence ATGCAAAGATTTTCCAAGGTTTTGTTCCTTATCCTGTTTTTATCGTGTTTCTCTAATGCTTTCAGTCAGAAGTATTACGATACACAATGGAAAAAAATACAAACAAATTATGAAAAGGGAGCTTACAAATCAAATCTTCCGGTTGTTTTGGAAATTCAAAAACAAGCTATGAAAGAAAATAATGCCTTACAGTTGATTCGCTCTCTGAAAGCAGAATTCAGCATTGTAAATAGAACCAATGACGACGAGAAAAATGATTCAGTATCAAAGTTTTTTGCTAAACTAAAAACTACAGAAAAGAACCTGAAAGGTGATGATCTTTTAGTGTACAAGGTTTTGTTATCGGGTTTTACGTTTGATTATTACAATGAGCATTCTTGGGAAATCAATGGCAGAACCAATATGAATTCTCAGGATGTTTCAGAAATTGAAACATGGAGCAAACTTGATTTTAAAAATTATTTAATCCAAAATTTTAAGGAGCTTGACTCAGAAAATCAGGTGATGAATAAAATATCTTTGATAAAATACAAGGATATTTTTTCAAATACAGATTATATTGCTTATTTCCCTACTTTGCAGGATTGGTATTCTTTGAAAAAGGTCAATTTCTTATCTAATAATGAATTGTTTACAAAGAACGAACTGGCGGAAAACAGAGTTTTGATCAATACAATTTTTGATGAATTAATTGCTAAAAGTACAGGCAATTCTAAGCTTTATTTCATGCATCAGAAACTTTCTGAGAATTGTATTTTTAATTCTTGTAAAGATAAATTAGTACAGCTTCAGAATTTAATTAAAATGAATATTGAAGGTGATTACAAAATGCTTATTACTGAAGAAATAATAGATGAATTAATTAAAGGGAAAAAAGAAAAAGAAGCGCTTCAGCTTGTCAATTCTATCAAAAATCAATATCCGAAATCTTCTTTTATTGAAAATATTAAAAATAAGGAAAATCAGATTATTAATCCTTTCTTAAGCTTCAAATATGAAGAACAAACTCAGCCGAATCTGCCAATTCATTTGGTTGCAGAGTTTAAGAATGTGAAAGAATTTTCTATAAATATTTATGAAGTAAAAGATAACTTTTTACCGTTGATGCAATTTGCGAGAAGCCCTTACGATAATGCTTACTCAAAAATAAAAAAATCGTTGGTAAGAAAAGAAGTTTTTCAGTTAAATGATCCTCAGGATTATCAGCTTCACAAAACTTCTGTTGAAATGAAGGCACTTCCTTCCGGAATTTATGTTGCCGAATATAAAGTTTCTGGTTCAAAACCAGAAGAAGGTAATAATCATAACTTTTATTTTTTAGTTTCAAATCATAAAATTATTTATCAGAATATCAACGAAAGCAATAAACTTTCTAATGAATTGAAATTAATCAGTTCTGAAAATGGGAAGCCAATCAATAATGAAAATCTTACATTTTATGAGTTTGTAGAAGGTAAAGCTTTAAATAAAGTTGTCGGTAAAACAGATGAAAAGGGAGTTTTCAAATTTCCGATGACGAATAGTAAAGATTATTACAGAGCGATTTTGATTCAACAGCCGAAAACCAATGACTTTCAGCTGATGCAAATGTATGGTAATAATAGTCGGGAAATATACAATCCGAATAAACAAACCCGTACAAAAGCTCAGATCTTTACGGACAGAGCAATTTACAGACCCGGACAAACTGTATATTTTAAAGTCATTAATACCAAAATAGACAATGAAATAGAATCTGTTGCATCAAATTTAAAACAGAAAATAACTTTAAGAGATACCAATAATCAGGAAGTTTCGGTACAGAATTTTACGACTAATGAGTTCGGTTCTTATCACGGAAGTTTTATTTTGCCTAAAGGAAAACTGAACGGGAATTTTAGGATCATCACTGATGGAAATACGAGTGGCTACAGATATATAAAGGTTGAAGAATACAAACGTCCAAAATTTGAAGTGATTTTTGAACCTGTAAAAGATGAATATAAATACGGACAAACCATCGAACTGAAAGGTAAAGCAATGATGTTTTCGGGAGTGGCTTTGAGTAACACCAACGTCAACTACGAAATTAAAAAACAAAACATTCGTTGGAGATATTTCCCTTGGTATCCAAATGATAATGATAACGAAAACTCGATTCTTGGAGAGGTTAAAACTAATGAAAAAGGAGAGTTTACCATAAAATTAGACCTTAAAAAAGACGAAAAGCTAGAAGGGATTCAGATTGATAATTACCAAATCAACGCTTCTGCGACTGATATCAATGGGGAAACTCAAACTGCGAATACCAATTTAAAAGTAGCTTCGGTTTCTCATTACATCAAAGCTGACAATATTAATAATGTTTTTGCGGATGAAAACCTAAACGTAAAAGTTGAAACCAAAAATTACAACGAACAAAATCTTAAAAAATCTTATAAGGTAAAGCTTTCAAAACTGGAAACTCCGAATAGGATTTTCAGAGACAATTTCAAAACAGAAGTTCAGAATCTGCCGAAATTTTCAAAAGAAGAGTTTATCAGTAAATTCCCACATGATTTGTATGATAAAAATGATGAAATAAAAAACTGGAAAGTTGAAAAAGTTCTTATCAAAAAAATTCAAGAGCCATCAACCGACAACCAACAACTGACAACTCAATTAGACCTTGGAAAACTGGAAGCTGGAGATTACCAATTAGAATTGTATAATATTGAAGGGAAAGACACAATAAAATCTACTCAAAATTTCAGTGTTTGGGATAAAAAATCTTTAAAACCAACCCATAAAACTTTTTTAACGGTTTTAGAACCAAAAGATGAGGTTTCGAGAGGGGAAAAAGCAAAAAGTTATGTGTATTCATCAATTCCAAATGCTTTGGTGAATGTCTTCCTACAAAATGGTTTAGGAAAAACAGTTACCGAAGTTCATCAGTTCAAAAACGGTGTGCTTGAATATGAAACTGAAATTCCAAATGATAAAAATGTAACGGGTTTAAACATTCAGTTTCAGTTGGCTTCATTTAATGATATTCAGACCGAAACGGTTGATTTGAAAATTAAAGATACTGAGCAGCCATTGAAAATAGAAACGGTAACATTCAGAGATAAAATAGAACCTAATTCTAAAGAAAAATGGACTGTAAAAATTTCAGGTAACGACAAAGAAAAGATCAATGCTGAGGTTTTAGCCAATATGTATGATATGTCTTTGGACCAGTTTTCTGTAAATACTTTTAACTGGCAAGAATTATACAGACCTTATTCATTTACGTCTTCTTATGCAATCAATACCGGTCTTGAAGAAAAATATTTTCAAAGCAGAATGGAGTATTTTGATAATAAGGTGGTAGAAATTCCTCAGTTTAACTGGTTTGATGGAAATATTTACTTTGTAGATTACAGCAGACAATTGGAGACCACAACAGGAGTGGTCAATCAGGAAGGAGTAAAAGCAGCAGCATATTCTCCGCCACCACCGCCACCGATTGCAGGCGCAAAAGCAAGTACGGCGAGAATGAAATTGGAATCTTTAAGAATTGATGATGAAGCAATAGATATTATAAATTCAGGAAGAAAACTAACAGAACAGGAGAAAAAGCAATTTGTAGATTCTTATGATATTTCAGATAACGAAAATTTAAATGAAATCCCAGTTCGTCAAAACTTAAACGAAACTGCATTCTTCTATCCTGATTTAAAAACTGATGCAGAAGGAAATGTTAACTTCGAATTCACGTCTCCCGAAGCGCTTACAAAATGGAAATTGATGTTCCTGGCTCATACAAAAAACGCAAGAGCAACAACATTGGAAAAAGAAGTGGTGACGCAAAAAGAGTTTTCTATTACGCCAAATTACCCAAGATTTTTGAGAGAAGGGGATGAATTGAATCTTCAGTCAAAACTATCAAACTTAACAAGCAAAAAATTGAATGGTTCTGCGCAACTGCAGATTTTGGACGCGTTTACCAACAAAGATATTTCAGAGAAATTTGGGTTGAGTACTTTGACGGCAGTTTCCGGATATAATAAGGAACAGGCTTTTTCTGTAAATGAAAACGGAAACTCTGCATTGACATGGAAAATAAAAGTACCGAATAACGTTTCATCAATTATTTTAAAAGTCGTTGCAAAAGCCGGACAATATTCCGATGGTGAACAAAAAGCAATTCCGGTTTTACCAAACAGAATGTTGGTGACCGATGCCGTTCCGATTTTTGTGAAAGAAGGCGAAACGAAAACTTTTGTTTTAGACAATCTTAAAAATACAAACTCAACAACGGTTTCTAATGTTTCGAATACTTTAGAATTGACGACCAATCCGATTTGGGAAATTATGTTTGCACTTCCAAGTCTGAAAAATGATCAGAATAGTTCTGCAGATGTAATCTTTAATAAATGGTTTGCCGATGTTTTGGCTTCAGAAATTTTTAAAGCCAATCCGAAACTGAAAACAGTTTTTGAAGAATATCAAAGCAAAGGTTTATTAACTTCAAATCTTGAAAAAAATCAGGAGCTGAAACAGCTGTTGCTTGAAGAAACTCCTTGGGTTTTGGAAAGTAAGAACGAAGAGGAACAGATGGCAAAATTAGCATTGCTTTTTGATGCTAGTACAATGAAAAATTCTATTAATCAGGATTGGGACGATTTCAAAAAGCTTCAAAATTTGGATGGTGGTTTTTCTTGGTATCAAGGGTATCCGAGTTCGTACGGAACGTCTCTTTATATTCTTAAAAATTTAGGGAAAATAAATACTTGGTTAAAAGAGAATGTAAAAGATTATCAATCTTCCGAACAGAAAGAATTGGTGGCAAAACTGATTGGTTATGTTGACAATGAAATCAATAAATATACTGATGTTAAAAAAGAAAATGTAATCAATAACTGGACTTTAGATTATCTAGACACCCGAAATTATTGGGAAAAACAATATCCTTTAAAAGGAAAAGGGGCAACGCTGAAATCTTTGGTAAAACAAAAAGCCAAAACAATAAAAATTACCGATTTTACATTCTTCGGACTGCATCGTGCAGCTTTATTGATGAGCGATTATGGCTTAAAAGATGTTTCTGATAAATTATTAAATTACTTAAAAGAAACTTCAGTAGATTCTAAAACTCAAGGTGTTTATTGGAAGCAAAATCTTGATGATTGGGGATGGTTCAGTTCGAAAGTTGTTAATCATGCAGGAGCTTTGGAAGCATTCAATAAACTGAAACCGAACGACCAAAAATTCATTGAAGACATGAAAATCTGGTTGATTACCCAAAAAGAAGTCAATTCTTGGGGAAGCTCAAGAGGAACTTCAGAAGTGATTTTTACGATTTTAAATTCAGGAAAATCTTGGACTTCTGCGGAAAGCGATAAAGCAACAATCATTTGGGGCGGAAAAGAACTGAAACCGGAAACTCAGGCGACAGGTTATGTGAAATCTGCTGTGAAAACAGATGTTTTAGATAAAAATCTTGCAACAGTTACAGTAACAAAACCAGGCGCAGGAATTGTTCAGGGAGGTTTATTCTGGCAATATTATGAAGATTTGGATAAAATAAAATCTTCCGAAAATTATATTTCTGTTGTAAAAGAACTGTACAAAAAAGTAAAAACAGTAAATGGTGAAGAATTGCAGAAAATCTCTCCCGAAACTCTGTTGAAAGTTGGAGATAAAGTAACGGTAAGAATGATTTTAAATACAGACCGCGCCATGGAATTTATTCACATCAAAGATATGCGAGCGGCAGGATTTGAACCGTTGAATGTGCTTTCCGGTTATCAATGGAAAAATAGTTTGGGATATTATCAATCAACAAAAGATGCGTCTACCAATTTCTATATTCAGTATATGCCGAAAGGAAAATATGTTTTTGAATATGATTATGTAGCCAATGCATCAGGGAAATTCTCAAACGGAATTACAACGATTCAAAACTATTATGCACCGCAGATGAATTCACATACAAAAGGTTCGAATGTGGTAATTATGGAATAG
- a CDS encoding UbiA prenyltransferase family protein — translation MNCLKVLKKSVIDSQLYVSLMGTVFAVFFMMEQNTFRFPSVLLIFITYFSGYLYTKYQKTKYFYKILLLNFVTGIISAALIIFNHNEIRLVKWFVIVVLGLLYNSFFLETYIRKIPLLKVFYVGLVWALVNCWLTLPAFNFPIFFISFFFVTALVLPFDIRDMKSDTVQTFPKLIGVQNTKYLAYIFIFIACILAIFYLKIQFAVSFFLASVFTYILVYFSENSNRDSYFSFWVETCSGLPFLFLILLEKFYLY, via the coding sequence ATGAATTGCTTAAAAGTACTGAAAAAATCTGTCATCGACAGCCAACTTTATGTCTCCTTAATGGGAACAGTTTTCGCAGTATTTTTCATGATGGAGCAAAACACATTCCGTTTCCCTTCAGTTCTTTTGATATTCATCACCTATTTCAGCGGATATCTGTACACGAAATACCAAAAAACAAAATATTTTTATAAAATCTTATTATTAAATTTCGTCACAGGAATTATTTCGGCGGCTTTAATTATTTTTAATCATAATGAAATACGTTTGGTAAAATGGTTTGTGATTGTGGTTTTAGGATTATTATACAACAGTTTTTTTCTTGAAACTTACATCCGGAAAATTCCTTTACTCAAAGTATTTTATGTAGGTTTAGTTTGGGCATTGGTCAATTGTTGGCTTACTTTACCTGCGTTTAATTTTCCTATATTTTTTATCAGTTTCTTTTTTGTGACCGCACTCGTTTTGCCATTCGATATTCGTGATATGAAAAGTGATACAGTTCAGACATTTCCAAAGTTAATTGGTGTTCAAAACACAAAATACCTTGCCTATATTTTTATTTTTATTGCTTGCATTTTAGCTATTTTTTATTTGAAAATTCAATTTGCTGTAAGCTTTTTTTTAGCCTCGGTATTTACTTATATTCTGGTTTATTTTTCGGAGAATTCTAATAGAGATTCGTATTTTTCTTTTTGGGTTGAGACTTGTTCCGGCTTACCTTTTTTGTTTTTAATTCTGTTGGAAAAGTTTTATCTTTACTAA
- a CDS encoding type II toxin-antitoxin system RelE/ParE family toxin, which translates to MAKRLKWTEFSKSQRKDILEFWNNRNKSQEYSRKLNKLFDKIALMILEYPEIGVKINGSECRGRLIKDYYIIYINFEKSIEILSIFDTRQNPEKLESILGL; encoded by the coding sequence ATGGCTAAAAGATTAAAATGGACAGAGTTTTCAAAAAGCCAACGAAAAGATATTTTAGAATTTTGGAACAATAGAAACAAATCACAAGAATATTCAAGAAAATTGAATAAGCTTTTTGATAAAATAGCATTAATGATTTTGGAATATCCTGAAATCGGAGTAAAAATAAATGGCTCAGAATGTCGTGGAAGATTGATTAAAGATTATTATATCATTTATATAAACTTCGAAAAAAGTATTGAAATCTTAAGTATTTTTGATACTCGACAAAATCCTGAAAAACTTGAAAGCATTTTAGGATTATGA
- the recF gene encoding DNA replication/repair protein RecF (All proteins in this family for which functions are known are DNA-binding proteins that assist the filamentation of RecA onto DNA for the initiation of recombination or recombinational repair.), which produces MIINKLTLYNFKNHSKKKFEFSPQINCFVGNNGVGKTNILDALHYLSVGKSFLGNTDTNNIKKDEDFFTLDAEIQNEESEDTIKISQPREAKKVIKKNDKSYDRIADHIGYLPSVMISPYDSNLISDSGESRRKFLDSMISQTDSGYLYDLIQYQKIVQQRNALLKYFAKNRVWDKDSLEIYDDPITKSGTKIFEKRREFVAKLNPIVQNFYQIISGGKESVSVIYESHLLEGFDSAQPDRKFRDLLIESLERDRMLTYTSKGIHKDDLLFEMDSVLIKKIGSQGQQKSFLISLKLAQMSLIKELTNKTPILLLDDIFDKLDDTRVAQLIKLVNQENFGQIFITDTHRERTESVVKKINEESIIFEV; this is translated from the coding sequence ATGATCATCAATAAACTCACCCTTTACAATTTTAAAAATCATTCTAAAAAAAAGTTTGAATTTTCCCCGCAAATCAACTGCTTTGTAGGAAATAACGGTGTTGGGAAAACCAATATTCTCGATGCTCTGCATTATCTTTCTGTAGGAAAAAGTTTTTTAGGAAATACCGATACCAATAACATCAAAAAAGATGAAGATTTTTTCACCCTCGATGCTGAAATTCAGAATGAAGAGAGTGAAGATACTATAAAAATATCTCAGCCGAGAGAAGCAAAAAAAGTTATTAAAAAGAATGATAAAAGTTATGATAGGATCGCCGATCATATTGGTTATTTACCAAGTGTGATGATTTCTCCCTACGATTCAAACCTTATTTCTGATTCTGGCGAAAGTCGCAGGAAATTTTTAGATTCTATGATTTCTCAGACCGATTCTGGATATCTTTATGATTTGATTCAGTATCAGAAAATCGTTCAGCAGCGAAATGCTTTATTGAAATATTTTGCAAAAAACAGGGTTTGGGATAAAGATTCATTGGAGATTTATGATGATCCGATCACAAAATCCGGCACTAAAATCTTTGAAAAAAGAAGAGAATTTGTTGCAAAACTGAACCCTATCGTTCAGAATTTCTATCAGATTATTTCAGGAGGAAAAGAAAGCGTCTCTGTTATTTATGAATCTCATTTATTGGAAGGCTTCGACTCCGCTCAGCCTGACAGAAAATTTCGTGACCTTTTAATTGAAAGTTTAGAAAGAGACAGAATGCTTACTTACACTTCAAAAGGAATTCACAAAGACGATTTGCTTTTTGAAATGGATTCTGTTTTGATAAAAAAAATAGGTTCACAAGGACAGCAGAAATCGTTTTTAATTTCATTAAAACTAGCTCAAATGAGTCTGATAAAAGAATTAACGAATAAAACACCGATTCTTTTACTTGATGATATTTTTGACAAGCTTGATGATACGCGCGTTGCTCAGTTGATAAAATTGGTCAATCAGGAAAATTTCGGACAAATTTTCATTACAGATACGCACAGAGAACGAACTGAAAGCGTTGTGAAGAAGATTAATGAGGAAAGCATCATATTTGAAGTGTGA
- a CDS encoding four helix bundle protein has translation MSYRNLDIYKMAFDLFTKTHKASFLLPKYELYELGSQLRRSSDSVITNIVEGYGCSVYKNEYYRFLVFSHTSNDETINHLEKIIILYPEFSAEFEALKQQYDLLGGKINIYKKWVKENWNESKS, from the coding sequence ATGAGTTACAGAAATTTAGACATTTACAAAATGGCTTTTGATTTATTTACAAAAACTCACAAAGCTTCTTTTCTTCTTCCCAAATATGAACTGTATGAATTAGGAAGCCAGTTAAGAAGATCGTCCGATTCTGTAATTACTAATATTGTTGAAGGTTATGGTTGTTCTGTTTATAAAAATGAATATTATAGATTTTTAGTCTTTAGCCACACAAGTAATGATGAAACAATAAATCATCTTGAGAAAATTATAATTCTATATCCTGAATTTTCAGCAGAATTTGAAGCTTTAAAACAGCAATACGATTTGCTAGGTGGGAAAATTAATATTTATAAAAAATGGGTAAAAGAAAATTGGAATGAAAGTAAATCTTAA